From a region of the Geothrix sp. 21YS21S-2 genome:
- a CDS encoding glycyl-radical enzyme activating protein, which translates to MKGRVFNIQRFSLHDGPGLRTTVFMKGCPLDCAWCHNPESQSPCREAVLQEGLCIRCGTCGPFPEDAKAEACPTGARRMLGRDVEVEELVEEVLRDRIFFDESGGGVTFSGGEPLLQAAFVGAALAALRARGVHTALDTCGLPAGRLQETAALADLVLFDLKHMDGPRHLHWTGVDNAEILTALEALGRTHPNLRVRVPVVPGVNDDDANMDATARFVATLPGAQVDLLPYHATGSAKFARLGRHYALDGLRPPAPERMEELAQRFRNHGIKVGGQS; encoded by the coding sequence GTGAAGGGACGGGTCTTCAACATCCAGCGTTTCTCCCTCCACGACGGCCCGGGCCTGCGCACCACCGTGTTCATGAAAGGCTGCCCCCTGGACTGCGCCTGGTGCCACAACCCCGAGAGCCAGTCCCCCTGCCGGGAGGCGGTGCTCCAGGAGGGCCTGTGCATCCGGTGCGGCACCTGCGGCCCCTTCCCGGAGGACGCCAAGGCCGAAGCCTGCCCCACCGGCGCGCGCCGCATGCTGGGCCGGGACGTGGAGGTGGAGGAGCTGGTGGAGGAGGTGCTGCGGGACCGCATCTTCTTCGACGAGTCCGGCGGGGGCGTCACATTCTCGGGCGGCGAGCCCCTGCTCCAGGCCGCGTTCGTGGGGGCGGCCCTGGCCGCGCTGCGGGCCCGGGGCGTGCATACGGCCCTGGACACCTGCGGCCTGCCCGCAGGGCGCCTGCAGGAGACCGCCGCGCTGGCCGACCTCGTCCTCTTCGACCTCAAGCACATGGACGGCCCGCGCCACCTGCACTGGACGGGCGTGGACAACGCGGAGATCCTCACGGCGCTCGAGGCCCTGGGCAGGACCCACCCGAACCTCCGGGTCCGCGTGCCGGTGGTCCCGGGGGTCAACGACGACGACGCGAACATGGACGCCACGGCCCGCTTCGTGGCCACCCTTCCCGGCGCGCAGGTGGACCTCCTGCCCTACCACGCCACCGGTTCGGCGAAGTTCGCGCGCCTGGGCAGGCACTACGCCCTGGACGGCCTCCGGCCCCCCGCGCCGGAGCGCATGGAGGAGCTGGCGCAGCGCTTCAGGAACCATGGAATCAAGGTCGGAGGTCAGTCATGA
- a CDS encoding GntR family transcriptional regulator, with protein sequence MAIVAKSLREQVYDHLKAELKSGALTSSAFLDLNRLAAELGVSRTPLRDALIQLEAEEFVTISPRRGVSVRALDATDIKEIYQLVGALEASAVLASAPLGPGDLARLRELDRLATAAVEAGDWHAYYAHNYAFHDFFLERQGNRRITALVHLKKQQLYDWSRKFERIHTSWENSGLREHEEMVDLLEKGRFEDAAAYLRDVHWGFKVQEAFVNQVYFQERA encoded by the coding sequence ATGGCCATCGTCGCGAAGTCCCTGCGGGAACAGGTCTACGACCACCTGAAGGCCGAGCTCAAGTCGGGCGCGCTGACCAGCTCGGCCTTCCTGGACCTCAACCGCCTCGCCGCGGAACTGGGGGTGAGCCGGACCCCGCTGCGGGACGCCCTTATCCAGCTCGAGGCCGAGGAGTTCGTCACCATCTCCCCCCGCCGGGGGGTATCGGTGCGGGCCCTGGACGCCACGGACATCAAGGAGATCTACCAGCTGGTGGGGGCCCTGGAAGCCAGCGCCGTGCTGGCCTCGGCGCCCCTGGGCCCCGGGGACCTCGCCCGGCTCCGGGAGCTGGACCGGCTGGCCACCGCGGCCGTGGAAGCCGGGGACTGGCACGCCTACTACGCCCACAACTACGCGTTCCACGACTTCTTCCTGGAGCGCCAGGGGAACCGGCGCATCACCGCCCTGGTCCACCTGAAGAAGCAGCAGCTCTACGACTGGAGCCGGAAGTTCGAGCGGATCCACACCAGCTGGGAGAACAGCGGCCTGCGGGAGCACGAGGAGATGGTCGACCTCCTGGAAAAGGGCCGGTTCGAGGACGCGGCGGCCTACCTCCGGGACGTGCACTGGGGCTTCAAGGTGCAGGAGGCCTTCGTCAACCAGGTCTACTTCCAGGAGCGCGCGTGA
- a CDS encoding aminopeptidase P family protein, translating into MPGSLPCAERRNRLKAQIPSGILLLLGNEESPMNYADNAFPFRQDSTFLYFTGVDRPGFAAILDLDEDRATLFGDDCTLDDIVWMGPQPLVRDLADAAGIAFTAPAAALKEHLCRAQASGRPVHILPPYRAEHHLRLLEGLGPRAPQPSAAFIRAVAELRIRKSPAEVEEIERAVDTSVRMHLEAMAMARPGMREAEIMGRVTDIALAAGGGLSFPVIATVRGGVLHNHHYGNTLESGQLFLLDAGAETAGHYAGDLSSTFPVDRAFTARQRDIHDLVLGAFLAAEGALRPGIDFREVHLLACRTLAAGLKDLGLMKGDVEDAVDQGAHALFFPCGLGHLMGLDVHDMENLGETLVGYEGRPRSTQFGLKSLRLARELQEGFVLTVEPGIYFMPELTERWRAEGRFRDFIDYGALEAYAGFGGLRIEEDFLVTATGARRLGPPKPRTALEIEAARG; encoded by the coding sequence ATGCCCGGTTCCCTTCCCTGCGCGGAGCGCCGCAACCGCCTCAAGGCGCAGATTCCCTCGGGCATCCTGCTCCTCCTCGGCAACGAGGAGAGCCCCATGAACTACGCCGACAACGCCTTCCCGTTCCGGCAGGACAGCACCTTCCTCTATTTCACGGGCGTGGACCGCCCGGGCTTCGCGGCCATCCTGGACCTGGACGAGGACCGCGCCACCCTGTTCGGGGACGACTGCACCCTGGACGACATCGTGTGGATGGGGCCCCAACCCCTGGTGCGGGACCTCGCCGACGCCGCCGGCATCGCCTTCACCGCCCCCGCAGCGGCCCTGAAGGAGCACCTCTGCCGGGCCCAGGCCTCCGGGCGTCCCGTGCACATCCTGCCTCCCTACCGGGCCGAACACCACCTGCGCCTCCTCGAGGGCCTGGGCCCCCGCGCCCCCCAGCCCTCGGCGGCCTTCATCCGCGCCGTGGCGGAACTGCGCATCCGGAAGTCCCCCGCCGAGGTCGAGGAGATCGAACGCGCCGTGGACACCTCGGTGCGCATGCACCTGGAGGCCATGGCCATGGCCCGCCCCGGCATGCGGGAGGCCGAGATCATGGGCCGCGTCACCGACATCGCCCTGGCCGCCGGCGGCGGGCTCTCCTTCCCCGTCATCGCCACCGTCCGGGGCGGCGTGCTGCACAACCACCACTACGGCAACACCCTGGAGAGCGGCCAGCTCTTCCTCCTGGACGCGGGCGCGGAGACGGCGGGCCACTACGCCGGGGACCTGTCCAGCACCTTCCCCGTGGACCGCGCGTTCACCGCGCGCCAGCGGGACATCCACGACCTGGTCCTCGGGGCCTTCCTGGCCGCGGAGGGGGCGCTGCGCCCGGGCATCGACTTCAGGGAGGTCCATCTCCTGGCCTGCCGGACCCTCGCGGCCGGCCTCAAGGACCTGGGACTGATGAAGGGAGACGTCGAGGACGCCGTGGACCAGGGGGCCCACGCCCTCTTCTTCCCCTGCGGGCTGGGGCACCTCATGGGCCTGGACGTGCACGACATGGAGAATCTGGGCGAAACCCTGGTGGGCTACGAGGGCCGGCCCCGCAGCACCCAGTTCGGCCTGAAGTCCCTGCGCCTGGCCCGGGAGCTCCAGGAGGGCTTCGTCCTCACGGTGGAGCCCGGCATCTACTTCATGCCCGAGCTGACGGAGCGCTGGCGCGCCGAGGGCCGCTTCAGGGACTTCATCGACTACGGCGCCCTGGAGGCCTACGCGGGCTTCGGCGGCCTGCGCATCGAGGAGGACTTCCTGGTGACCGCCACCGGAGCCCGCCGCCTGGGCCCGCCCAAGCCCCGCACCGCCCTCGAGATCGAAGCGGCCCGGGGGTGA
- a CDS encoding LysR family transcriptional regulator: protein MNLSDLEILVCLAEEGSFSRVAEKLNRSQPAVSQAIRRLEETFEVQLLDRTSRRAVLTGAGSALVSYAGRMLHLWDGAVKTMAERRNGKRGVLRLAANGLLCDYLLPSLIEGFRLDHPHAKIELVQCPASGIPTALLDQDLDFGFLSYAPSHRDLETQALFRDDLVLAVPPQHPFARFSQVSFQQMAGEAFLAHSAASPSRKRLDYQFGQEGVALRVAMELPSLESIKRFVAAGAGIAILPRLCLERELKDGSLVAPRMKSQSIGRDIRVAWRRTRGASPLAGDFLDQTARRFKCRAA, encoded by the coding sequence ATGAACCTGTCCGATCTCGAGATCCTGGTGTGCCTCGCCGAGGAGGGGAGCTTCTCCCGCGTCGCCGAGAAGCTCAACCGCTCCCAGCCCGCCGTGAGCCAGGCCATCCGGCGCCTGGAGGAGACCTTCGAGGTGCAGCTCCTGGACCGCACCTCCCGGCGCGCGGTGCTCACGGGGGCCGGCTCGGCGCTGGTGTCCTACGCCGGGCGCATGCTCCACCTGTGGGACGGGGCGGTCAAGACCATGGCGGAGCGCCGCAACGGCAAGCGCGGGGTGCTCCGCCTTGCGGCCAACGGGCTCCTGTGCGACTACCTCCTGCCGTCCCTCATCGAGGGCTTCCGTCTGGACCACCCGCACGCCAAGATCGAGCTGGTGCAGTGTCCGGCCTCCGGGATCCCCACGGCCCTCCTGGACCAGGACCTGGATTTCGGCTTCCTCTCCTATGCGCCCAGCCACCGGGACCTGGAGACCCAGGCCCTCTTCCGGGACGACCTGGTGCTGGCGGTGCCCCCGCAGCACCCCTTCGCGCGCTTCAGCCAGGTGAGCTTCCAGCAGATGGCGGGGGAGGCCTTCCTGGCCCACTCGGCCGCCTCGCCCAGCCGCAAGCGCCTGGACTACCAGTTCGGACAGGAAGGGGTCGCGCTCCGGGTCGCCATGGAGCTGCCCAGCCTCGAGTCCATCAAGCGCTTCGTCGCCGCCGGCGCCGGCATCGCCATCCTGCCCCGGCTCTGTCTTGAGCGGGAGCTGAAGGACGGCAGCCTCGTCGCGCCGCGCATGAAGTCCCAGTCCATCGGCCGTGACATCCGGGTGGCCTGGCGCCGCACCCGGGGCGCCTCGCCCCTGGCCGGCGACTTCCTCGACCAGACGGCCCGGAGGTTCAAATGCAGGGCAGCCTAG
- the ilvA gene encoding threonine ammonia-lyase, biosynthetic produces the protein MQGSLDPEGLAVFNGMLTAPVYDVAVESPLEAAPLLSAALGNRVWFKREDLQPVFSFKLRGAYAKMAKLGTDELARGVVAASAGNHAQGVALAAKRLGCRAVIVMPLTTPAIKVDAVRRLGGEVRLHGDSFDEAAAEARRLAEEGLTPIHPYDDPDVIAGQGTVGLELLRQRPRGLDAVFVPVGGGGLIAGVATCIKRLMPAIRVIGVEPADSDCLARALAAGRPVKLDHAGIFADGVAVRQVGELPFRLCRNTVDEVVRVGTDEICAAIKDVFSENRTVLEPSGALSVAGLRKWSEGRKGLDLAAILSGANLNFDRLRFVAERAGSGEQREALFAVVIPERPGSFRAFCELIGNRSITEFNYRYSDASSARIFVGIQVSGRGEVDALMALFHANGLVAVDLTDNELAKLHLRHLAWGFTPNPELERVYRFEFPERPGALLRFLTRMSQGWNITLFHYRNHGADVGRVLAGMEVPREDEGAFWTFLGELGYEWTDEKDNPAYRFFLA, from the coding sequence ATGCAGGGCAGCCTAGATCCGGAGGGTCTGGCGGTCTTCAACGGCATGCTCACCGCGCCCGTGTACGACGTGGCCGTGGAGTCCCCCCTGGAGGCCGCCCCGCTCCTTTCCGCCGCCCTGGGCAACCGGGTCTGGTTCAAGCGCGAGGACCTGCAGCCCGTCTTCTCCTTCAAGCTGCGGGGAGCCTACGCCAAGATGGCGAAGCTCGGGACGGACGAGCTCGCCCGGGGCGTGGTGGCGGCCTCGGCGGGGAACCACGCCCAGGGCGTGGCCCTGGCGGCGAAGAGGCTGGGCTGCAGGGCGGTCATCGTCATGCCCCTGACGACCCCTGCCATCAAGGTGGACGCGGTGCGGCGCCTGGGCGGGGAGGTGCGGCTCCACGGCGACTCCTTCGACGAGGCCGCCGCCGAGGCCCGGCGCCTGGCGGAGGAGGGGCTGACGCCCATCCACCCCTACGACGACCCGGACGTCATCGCCGGGCAGGGCACGGTCGGTCTGGAACTGCTCCGCCAGCGGCCCCGGGGCCTGGACGCGGTGTTCGTCCCGGTGGGCGGGGGCGGGCTCATCGCCGGCGTGGCCACCTGCATCAAGCGGCTCATGCCCGCCATCCGCGTCATCGGCGTCGAGCCCGCGGACTCCGACTGCCTGGCCCGGGCCCTGGCCGCGGGCCGGCCCGTGAAGCTCGACCACGCCGGGATCTTCGCGGACGGCGTGGCGGTGCGCCAGGTGGGGGAGCTCCCCTTCCGCCTGTGCCGCAACACCGTCGACGAGGTGGTGCGGGTGGGCACGGACGAGATCTGCGCGGCCATCAAGGACGTCTTCTCCGAGAACCGCACCGTGCTGGAACCCAGCGGCGCCCTGTCGGTGGCGGGCCTGCGGAAGTGGTCGGAGGGCAGGAAGGGCCTGGACCTGGCGGCCATCCTCAGCGGGGCGAACCTCAACTTCGACCGGCTCCGCTTCGTGGCGGAACGGGCGGGGTCCGGGGAACAGCGGGAGGCCCTGTTCGCGGTGGTCATCCCCGAGCGCCCCGGCAGCTTCCGGGCCTTCTGCGAGCTCATCGGGAACCGCTCCATCACGGAGTTCAACTACCGCTACTCGGACGCGTCCAGCGCGCGGATCTTCGTGGGGATCCAGGTGTCGGGCCGCGGGGAGGTGGACGCGCTCATGGCGCTCTTCCACGCCAACGGACTCGTGGCGGTGGACCTCACCGACAACGAGCTGGCCAAGCTCCACCTGCGCCACCTGGCCTGGGGCTTCACGCCCAACCCGGAGCTGGAGCGGGTGTACCGGTTCGAGTTCCCCGAGCGCCCCGGCGCTCTGCTGCGCTTCCTGACGCGCATGAGCCAGGGCTGGAACATCACGCTCTTCCACTACCGCAACCACGGCGCCGACGTGGGCCGGGTGCTCGCGGGCATGGAGGTGCCGCGGGAGGACGAGGGCGCCTTCTGGACCTTCCTGGGGGAGCTGGGGTACGAATGGACGGACGAGAAGGACAATCCGGCCTACCGCTTCTTCCTGGCTTGA
- the asnB gene encoding asparagine synthase B yields MCGILAILDIDPTRSNSGELRRQALSMARKLRHRGPDWSGIYSDDHAILAHERLSIVDVEHGAQPLVDTLTGNLLTVNGEIYNHKDLQRGLRERHDFQTKSDCEVILYLYDEESPKKFLNAMNGIFAFVLYDPRNGSYLIARDPIGVVPLYLGWDRQENLYVASELKALTGHCERIQEFPAGCFYQGHEKEKGFQRYYEPKWAEPGFVPSRPYDALALRKALTDAVHRQLMCDVPYGLLISGGVDSSIIAAIAARYRENRVEEDDRGPAWWPRIHSFAVGLKDAPDLAPARKVAEHIGAIHHEIHFTIQEGIDALSDVVYHLETFDITTIRASTPMFLMMRKIRAMGIKMVLSGEGADEIFGGYLYFHKAPSGPALHEETVNKLSKLHLYDCLRANKSAAAWSVEARVPFLDREFLDVAMNLDPSLKIPRNTPRNIEKHLLREAFDGWLPDEVLWRQKEQFSDGVGYGWINALKAHAEAEITDGMMRGAGERFPVKTPLTKEAYLYRQLFESHFPMATAVNCVPFEASVACSTAAALAWDPSFKDRADPSGRAVAGVHDKAY; encoded by the coding sequence ATGTGCGGCATCCTGGCCATTCTCGACATCGACCCGACCCGTTCCAATTCCGGCGAGCTCCGCAGGCAGGCCCTCTCCATGGCCCGGAAGCTCAGACACCGGGGGCCCGACTGGAGCGGCATCTACAGCGACGACCACGCCATCCTCGCCCATGAGCGGCTCTCCATCGTGGACGTGGAGCACGGCGCCCAGCCCCTGGTGGACACGCTCACCGGCAACCTCCTCACGGTCAACGGGGAGATCTACAACCACAAGGACCTCCAGAGGGGGCTCCGGGAGCGCCACGACTTCCAGACGAAGTCCGACTGCGAGGTGATCCTCTACCTCTACGACGAGGAATCCCCGAAGAAGTTCCTCAACGCCATGAACGGGATCTTCGCGTTCGTGCTCTACGATCCCCGCAACGGCAGCTACCTCATCGCCCGGGACCCCATCGGCGTCGTGCCCCTCTACCTGGGCTGGGACCGCCAGGAGAACCTCTACGTGGCCTCCGAACTCAAGGCCCTGACGGGCCACTGCGAGCGCATCCAGGAGTTCCCGGCGGGGTGCTTCTACCAGGGGCACGAGAAGGAGAAGGGGTTCCAGCGGTACTACGAGCCGAAGTGGGCGGAGCCCGGCTTCGTCCCGTCCAGGCCCTACGACGCCCTGGCGCTGCGCAAGGCCCTCACCGACGCCGTGCACCGGCAGCTCATGTGCGACGTGCCCTACGGCCTCCTCATCTCGGGCGGCGTGGACTCCTCCATCATCGCGGCCATCGCCGCGCGCTACCGGGAGAACCGGGTCGAGGAGGACGACCGCGGCCCGGCCTGGTGGCCCCGCATCCACTCCTTCGCGGTGGGCCTCAAGGACGCCCCGGACCTGGCGCCCGCGCGCAAGGTCGCCGAGCACATCGGCGCCATCCACCACGAGATCCACTTCACCATCCAGGAGGGCATCGACGCGCTGTCGGACGTCGTCTACCACCTGGAGACCTTCGACATCACCACCATCCGGGCCTCCACCCCCATGTTCCTCATGATGCGGAAGATCCGCGCCATGGGCATCAAGATGGTCCTGAGCGGGGAGGGCGCCGACGAGATCTTCGGGGGCTACCTCTACTTCCACAAGGCCCCCTCGGGGCCCGCCCTGCACGAGGAGACGGTGAACAAGCTCTCGAAGCTCCACCTCTACGACTGCCTCCGGGCCAACAAGTCCGCCGCCGCCTGGAGCGTGGAGGCCCGGGTCCCCTTCCTGGACCGGGAGTTCCTGGACGTGGCCATGAACCTCGACCCCTCCCTCAAGATCCCCCGCAACACCCCCCGCAACATCGAGAAGCACCTCCTGCGCGAGGCCTTCGACGGCTGGCTCCCCGACGAGGTGCTGTGGCGCCAGAAGGAGCAGTTCTCCGACGGGGTGGGCTACGGCTGGATCAACGCCCTCAAGGCCCATGCCGAGGCCGAGATCACCGACGGCATGATGCGCGGGGCCGGGGAGCGCTTCCCCGTGAAGACACCGCTCACCAAGGAGGCCTACCTCTACCGCCAGCTCTTCGAGTCCCACTTCCCCATGGCCACCGCCGTGAACTGCGTGCCCTTCGAGGCCAGCGTGGCCTGCTCCACAGCGGCGGCCCTGGCGTGGGACCCCTCGTTCAAGGACCGGGCCGACCCGTCGGGGCGGGCCGTGGCGGGGGTGCACGACAAGGCCTATTAA
- a CDS encoding methyl-accepting chemotaxis protein gives MEWYKSLKLATQLMLAFSLVALVSVTVGLLGMSNTGKVDGMMKDMFDNNLMSLKYVGEARSSFIMFARVANIYFVAPDAERRREARASMEKARKELFDMVAKERATRMVPEEVALWSAFDAAWPAYEDGVGRYLAMVDSGRLEDARQYLFAEVRPKTHALDAALTRIQDLNIRDAESTHQQSAAVVSSLRIQTGLIVLAGFAAALGIGFLVARHIKKQVGGEPADAAAIARRVAIGDLTMEVATVPGDGDSMMASIRDMVKKLSEVVARIQEASASMVGASDQLSATAQSLSQGASEQASSVEETSSSLEQTSASMEEMSASISQNNENAKVTGDIAIRTSRETVEGGQAVQETVGAMKLIAKKIAIIDDIAYQTNLLALNAAIEAGRAGEHGKGFAVVAAEVRKLAERSQEAAAEIGELASGSVVLAERAGALLATIVPSIQKTSDLVLEIAAASSEQNTGVVQINGAITQISQAIGQISTAVAQNAAASEELASTSEEVNAQALEMQSTIAFFHLEDAPRPRKAPVRTPPPPRNAHVAPRLPLKEDPEFAKF, from the coding sequence ATGGAATGGTATAAATCATTGAAACTGGCTACACAGCTGATGCTCGCCTTTTCGTTGGTCGCTCTGGTTTCCGTCACGGTGGGCCTCCTGGGCATGTCCAACACCGGCAAGGTGGACGGGATGATGAAGGACATGTTCGACAACAACCTCATGTCCCTGAAATACGTGGGCGAAGCGCGAAGCTCCTTCATCATGTTCGCCCGGGTGGCGAACATCTATTTCGTCGCGCCGGACGCGGAACGGCGGCGGGAGGCGAGGGCCTCCATGGAGAAGGCCCGGAAGGAGCTGTTCGACATGGTGGCCAAGGAAAGGGCCACCCGGATGGTGCCCGAGGAGGTGGCCCTCTGGAGCGCCTTTGACGCGGCCTGGCCGGCGTACGAGGACGGGGTGGGGCGCTACCTCGCCATGGTCGATTCCGGCAGGCTCGAGGACGCGCGGCAGTACCTTTTCGCGGAGGTCCGGCCCAAGACCCATGCCCTGGACGCCGCCCTGACCCGGATCCAGGACCTCAACATCCGGGATGCGGAAAGCACCCACCAGCAGAGCGCCGCGGTGGTCTCCAGCCTCCGGATCCAGACCGGCCTGATCGTCCTGGCGGGTTTCGCGGCCGCGTTGGGCATCGGGTTCCTCGTGGCCCGGCACATCAAGAAGCAAGTGGGCGGGGAACCGGCAGACGCCGCGGCCATTGCCCGGCGGGTCGCCATCGGGGATCTGACCATGGAGGTGGCGACCGTACCCGGGGATGGGGACAGCATGATGGCCTCCATCCGGGACATGGTGAAGAAGCTTTCGGAGGTCGTGGCCCGGATCCAGGAAGCCTCCGCGTCCATGGTGGGGGCCTCGGACCAGCTGAGCGCCACCGCGCAGTCGCTGAGCCAGGGAGCCAGCGAACAGGCCTCCAGCGTGGAGGAAACCAGCTCGTCCTTGGAGCAGACCAGCGCCTCCATGGAGGAAATGAGCGCCTCCATTTCCCAGAACAATGAAAACGCCAAGGTGACCGGGGATATCGCCATCCGGACCTCCCGGGAAACGGTCGAAGGGGGCCAGGCCGTCCAGGAGACCGTTGGGGCCATGAAACTCATCGCCAAGAAGATCGCCATCATCGACGACATCGCCTACCAGACGAACCTGCTGGCCTTGAACGCGGCCATCGAGGCGGGCCGCGCGGGTGAGCACGGCAAGGGCTTCGCGGTGGTGGCGGCGGAGGTGCGCAAGCTGGCGGAGCGCAGCCAGGAGGCCGCCGCGGAGATCGGCGAACTGGCCTCCGGGAGCGTGGTCCTGGCGGAGCGGGCCGGAGCCCTCCTGGCGACCATCGTGCCGTCCATCCAGAAGACCTCCGACCTGGTGCTGGAGATCGCCGCCGCCTCGTCGGAACAGAACACGGGGGTCGTCCAGATCAACGGCGCCATAACCCAGATCAGCCAGGCCATCGGTCAGATCAGTACGGCCGTGGCGCAGAATGCCGCGGCCTCCGAGGAGCTGGCGTCCACCTCCGAGGAGGTGAACGCCCAGGCCCTGGAAATGCAGTCGACCATCGCCTTCTTCCATCTCGAGGACGCCCCGCGGCCCCGGAAGGCCCCGGTGCGCACCCCGCCTCCGCCCAGGAACGCCCACGTAGCGCCTCGCCTCCCCCTCAAGGAGGATCCGGAATTCGCCAAGTTCTGA
- a CDS encoding efflux RND transporter periplasmic adaptor subunit, whose product MRPAVLLGIPVAFALAGCAAWVAIRPKPQAQWRFAKVEVGDVSRKVTATGTVNALTQVSVGTQVSGVVTSLYADFNSIVKKGQVVARIDATVNETLVADALASLRKAKSACVLAKDDLERNRRLAAEKLLSTADLDAKVNAYETALGNLESAQASVRKARINLAYCTITAPVDGVVVSRVVDVGQTVAASFSTPSLFSIANDLSRMKVTAAIDEADIGSIRTGQEATFTVDSYPGMAFRGSVSEVQLNPTVSSNVVTYSVVMEVANVPRPAAAGQTSKASATARYAPAGSPVYRGEMALFPGMTANVSILTADRRNVLRVPNAALRFNPGGQPAPRGDKVWVLENGAPRAIPVKVGTSGSQFSEVSGEGVREGLTILAGTETAAATPAKASPLGGPGGPPPR is encoded by the coding sequence ATGAGACCTGCCGTCCTTCTGGGAATCCCCGTCGCCTTCGCCCTGGCGGGCTGCGCCGCCTGGGTGGCCATCAGGCCCAAGCCCCAGGCGCAGTGGCGGTTCGCCAAGGTGGAAGTGGGGGACGTGAGCCGGAAGGTGACGGCCACGGGTACCGTGAACGCCCTGACCCAGGTGTCCGTGGGCACCCAGGTGTCGGGCGTGGTGACCAGCCTCTACGCGGACTTCAACAGCATCGTGAAGAAGGGCCAGGTCGTGGCCCGCATCGACGCCACCGTGAACGAGACCCTGGTGGCCGACGCCCTGGCGAGCCTGCGCAAGGCGAAGTCCGCCTGCGTCCTGGCGAAGGACGACCTGGAGCGGAACAGGCGCCTGGCCGCGGAGAAGCTCCTGTCCACCGCCGACCTGGACGCCAAGGTCAACGCCTATGAGACCGCCCTGGGCAACCTGGAGTCCGCCCAGGCCTCGGTGCGCAAGGCGCGCATCAACCTCGCCTACTGCACCATCACGGCGCCGGTGGACGGGGTGGTGGTGTCCCGCGTGGTGGACGTGGGGCAGACGGTGGCGGCCAGCTTCAGCACGCCCAGCCTCTTCTCCATCGCCAACGACCTCTCCCGCATGAAGGTGACCGCGGCCATCGACGAGGCCGACATCGGGTCGATCCGGACGGGGCAGGAGGCGACCTTCACCGTGGACAGCTACCCGGGCATGGCCTTCCGGGGCTCCGTGAGCGAAGTGCAGCTCAACCCCACGGTATCGAGCAACGTGGTCACCTACTCCGTGGTGATGGAGGTGGCCAACGTGCCCCGCCCCGCCGCCGCGGGACAGACCTCGAAGGCCTCCGCCACGGCGCGCTACGCCCCCGCCGGAAGCCCCGTCTACCGCGGCGAGATGGCGCTATTCCCGGGCATGACGGCCAACGTGTCCATCCTCACCGCGGACCGCAGGAACGTGCTGCGGGTGCCCAACGCGGCCCTGCGCTTCAATCCGGGAGGGCAGCCCGCGCCCAGGGGAGACAAGGTCTGGGTGCTGGAGAACGGCGCCCCCAGGGCGATCCCCGTGAAGGTCGGCACCAGCGGCAGCCAGTTCTCCGAAGTGTCCGGGGAGGGCGTCCGGGAGGGGCTGACGATCCTCGCCGGCACCGAGACCGCCGCCGCCACGCCCGCCAAGGCCTCGCCCCTGGGCGGCCCGGGCGGCCCTCCTCCCCGCTGA